A single Symbiobacterium thermophilum IAM 14863 DNA region contains:
- the pstA gene encoding phosphate ABC transporter permease PstA, whose product MNDIAARRRRRRRMDAASHWLFLLAIVVALAVLAILLWDLLSTGLPRLSWSFLTSHASRFADRTGILAPLVGSFYVIVLTAAFALPVGVATAVFLEFYAEGDRPSPLRQSLTQFLKLNIDNLAGVPSIVYGLFGLAFFVRWMQFGRSILAAALTLALMVLPVIIVNTREAIRAVPPSLAHGAYALGASKTQVIFTVILPAALGGILTATILSVSRALGESAPLLAVGAWVYVTSLPRTPLDSFTVLPVQIYYWAGMPQKAFQEVASAGILVLLALLLSLNGIAIWLRNKYQKKAEW is encoded by the coding sequence ATGAACGACATCGCTGCCCGCAGGCGCCGCAGGCGCCGGATGGATGCCGCCTCGCACTGGCTCTTTCTGCTGGCGATCGTCGTCGCCCTGGCCGTGCTGGCCATCCTGCTCTGGGACCTGCTCTCGACGGGGCTGCCCCGGCTCAGCTGGTCCTTCCTCACCAGCCACGCTTCCCGCTTCGCCGACAGGACCGGCATCCTTGCCCCGCTGGTGGGCTCCTTCTACGTCATCGTGCTGACCGCGGCCTTTGCACTGCCCGTCGGCGTCGCGACCGCCGTCTTCCTGGAGTTCTACGCCGAGGGCGACCGCCCGTCGCCCCTGCGCCAGAGCCTGACGCAGTTCCTGAAGCTCAACATCGACAACCTGGCCGGCGTGCCCTCCATCGTCTACGGCCTATTCGGCCTGGCCTTCTTCGTCCGCTGGATGCAGTTCGGCCGGTCGATCCTGGCCGCCGCCCTCACCCTGGCCCTCATGGTGCTGCCGGTGATCATCGTGAACACCCGGGAGGCGATCCGGGCCGTGCCCCCCTCCCTGGCCCACGGGGCGTACGCCCTGGGCGCCAGCAAGACACAGGTGATCTTCACGGTCATCCTGCCAGCGGCGCTGGGGGGCATCCTCACCGCCACCATCCTCTCGGTCTCCCGCGCCCTGGGCGAGTCCGCCCCGCTGCTGGCGGTGGGCGCCTGGGTGTACGTCACCAGCCTGCCCAGGACCCCGCTCGACAGCTTCACCGTGCTGCCGGTGCAGATCTACTACTGGGCCGGCATGCCGCAGAAGGCATTCCAGGAGGTCGCCTCGGCCGGCATCCTCGTGCTGCTGGCGCTCCTCCTGAGCCTCAACGGCATCGCCATCTGGCTCAGGAACAAATACCAGAAGAAAGCGGAGTGGTAG
- a CDS encoding S8 family serine peptidase, producing the protein MGVGKKLLSSMLAASVLLSAGSAVALADTPDRSELPELKAPLAPRAERTITTKSQPERVVTTDLTRDRGVRQYFVELEGPSGVEMQAKALQGGVRAQNLASMTRAHLQSLEREQQAVLQQIRSLRSAGSNVQVLYQVKNVLNGFAVRTDEAGAEMIRNIPGVKSVSVMELHERGHVGSVPLIGGPEVWRNFGVLGEGIKVAVIDTGIDYIHTNFGGPGTPEAYELDTTQLNEYFPNAKVVGGWDFAGDDYDAGSDDPRKTIPRPDPNPMDCPVERGGGHGTHVAGTIAGYGVNADGTTYTGPYDASIPLDSMRIGPGVAPLAELYALRVFGCEGSTGLVIQALDWVVDPNGDGDYSDRMDVANLSLGSIFGGPDDPTARAADNAALAGVLVAISAGNSGDVYYITGSPSTSTRAISVAAAVDAVDVVDGFRIDAPAEVAGLYGGTVGQNYDWLAMAEPVTAPVVYDPANPGGCSPWSAGALEGKIVFVDWVPEGYDTFPCGSAARANNAADAGAVGIIMAEPGPFLTTAIAGNDRIPSILTVSTAAKAIKDNLDKGVVATLSNEWLGSVTIETPERIDTLADFSSRGPRKGNALKPDVAAPGVSIFSARAGSGNQGISFNGTSMAAPHVAGILALLREKNPDWTVEEIKALVMNTAGHDLYEELGREGNRYGQSRIGAGRVDVARAIDNQVIAYSADDPGAVSVSFGAVEVVDHATFERRVKVVNHTNRTVTYRPSVDLFAEIPGLEYSFPDGDVTVPARGSATFRVRLTADASQMRATHDPTVAETQFGYTRAWLPEHSGVILLKPINSAPGAAATLRVPVYVTARPAADIEMVEDSLTFTGSWGYDMVTMTGTGLNTGGDTQYDYLSFVTPFELQHVGSVDALDKAAGIGPSAITGVVQYAGVTTDALAVASWGLPLDYAELYFGIVAHADWSTPAQEVFYEVEIRPEGSSQTYYVYNSRAAFQSGSSVEITDVMVACVVSGCYLNNNGLGSSVQTGLFNNNVLIFPVWATDVGLGSAHTKFQWRVVAEHYRFGVIDVTPWYEYDLANPGLDFTDAGWYMGQPTWVALPGYGVPVFYDAAAYQANGSKGILLLHNLNAKGSRAQVVGINVTPADTGFVDWPESVIYGDQPFTVTARHESAHIGSLTQDICEVGPTENGTATVTPLLAGDCILRAQFEGSEDEAPAFADLVIPIKKADLVVTPNSVTRLIGQDNPELTGTVTGLVAGDESIQVRYSTTATASSPEGSYPIKVHFDDPEGRLPNYNVTVHEAYVIVVSELAEAVFPDDFDTVQPATGFVIEFHWLVNGTPTENPSALVRILDAESGAVVTSFVMNGGGLTYEDGTYRVQFDPQRYGLGSGDTVTIQIYVNRKLRNQITVTLE; encoded by the coding sequence ATGGGTGTAGGCAAGAAGCTCTTGTCCAGCATGCTGGCGGCTTCTGTCCTGCTCTCGGCCGGGTCGGCCGTGGCTTTGGCGGACACGCCGGACCGGTCCGAACTGCCCGAGTTGAAGGCGCCGCTGGCACCCAGGGCAGAGCGCACCATCACCACCAAGTCGCAGCCTGAACGGGTGGTGACCACCGACCTCACCAGGGACAGGGGGGTGCGACAGTACTTCGTGGAGCTCGAAGGGCCTTCCGGCGTCGAGATGCAGGCCAAGGCCCTTCAGGGAGGCGTGCGGGCGCAGAACCTGGCCAGCATGACCCGCGCACACCTGCAAAGCCTCGAGCGGGAGCAGCAGGCCGTCCTCCAGCAGATCCGGAGCCTGAGGAGCGCCGGCAGCAACGTCCAGGTGCTCTACCAGGTCAAGAACGTGCTCAACGGCTTCGCGGTCCGCACGGATGAGGCCGGCGCGGAGATGATCCGCAACATCCCTGGCGTCAAGTCCGTCTCGGTCATGGAGCTGCACGAGCGCGGCCACGTCGGCTCGGTCCCGCTCATCGGCGGGCCCGAGGTCTGGCGTAACTTCGGGGTTCTGGGCGAGGGGATCAAGGTCGCCGTTATTGATACGGGCATCGATTATATCCATACGAACTTCGGCGGCCCCGGCACCCCGGAAGCCTACGAGCTGGATACGACACAGCTGAACGAGTACTTCCCCAACGCGAAGGTGGTCGGCGGCTGGGACTTCGCGGGCGACGACTATGACGCCGGCTCCGACGACCCGAGGAAGACCATTCCGCGGCCCGATCCCAACCCGATGGACTGCCCGGTTGAGCGGGGCGGCGGCCACGGCACCCATGTGGCCGGTACCATCGCCGGCTACGGTGTGAACGCGGACGGCACCACCTACACGGGGCCGTACGATGCCTCCATTCCGCTCGACTCCATGCGCATTGGGCCGGGCGTCGCCCCGCTGGCCGAGCTGTACGCCCTGCGCGTCTTCGGCTGCGAAGGCAGCACCGGCCTCGTGATCCAGGCCCTGGACTGGGTTGTGGACCCGAACGGGGACGGCGACTACTCCGATCGGATGGACGTCGCCAATCTGTCGCTGGGCTCCATCTTCGGCGGCCCTGACGACCCGACCGCCCGTGCGGCCGACAACGCCGCCCTGGCCGGCGTCCTGGTCGCCATCTCGGCGGGCAACTCCGGCGATGTCTACTACATCACCGGCAGCCCGAGCACCTCGACCCGCGCCATCAGCGTCGCTGCGGCGGTGGACGCGGTGGACGTGGTGGACGGCTTCCGCATTGACGCCCCGGCTGAGGTCGCCGGCCTCTACGGCGGCACGGTCGGCCAGAACTACGACTGGCTGGCGATGGCCGAGCCCGTCACCGCGCCGGTCGTCTACGACCCGGCCAACCCCGGCGGCTGCAGCCCGTGGTCGGCGGGCGCCCTGGAGGGCAAGATCGTCTTCGTCGACTGGGTGCCCGAGGGCTACGACACCTTCCCGTGCGGCTCGGCTGCCCGCGCCAATAACGCCGCAGATGCCGGCGCCGTCGGCATCATCATGGCGGAGCCCGGGCCGTTCCTGACCACGGCCATCGCGGGCAACGACCGCATCCCCAGCATCCTGACCGTCAGCACGGCCGCCAAGGCCATCAAGGACAACCTGGACAAGGGCGTCGTGGCCACCCTGAGCAACGAGTGGCTCGGTTCGGTCACGATCGAGACCCCTGAGCGGATCGACACGCTGGCGGACTTCAGCTCCCGCGGCCCGCGCAAGGGCAACGCGCTGAAGCCGGACGTCGCGGCGCCGGGCGTCTCCATCTTCTCCGCACGCGCCGGCAGCGGCAACCAGGGCATCTCCTTCAACGGCACCTCGATGGCCGCTCCGCACGTCGCCGGCATCCTGGCCCTGCTCCGGGAGAAGAACCCCGACTGGACCGTCGAGGAGATCAAGGCCCTGGTGATGAACACCGCCGGCCATGACCTCTACGAGGAGCTCGGCCGGGAGGGCAACCGCTACGGCCAGTCCCGCATCGGCGCCGGCCGGGTGGACGTGGCCAGGGCCATCGACAACCAGGTGATCGCCTACAGCGCCGATGATCCCGGTGCGGTGAGCGTCTCCTTCGGCGCCGTCGAGGTCGTGGACCACGCGACCTTCGAGCGGCGGGTGAAGGTGGTCAACCACACCAACCGCACGGTGACCTACCGGCCCAGCGTGGACCTGTTCGCCGAGATTCCGGGGCTGGAGTACAGCTTCCCCGACGGGGACGTGACGGTTCCGGCCCGCGGCTCCGCCACCTTCCGGGTGCGCCTTACCGCGGACGCTTCGCAGATGCGGGCGACCCACGACCCCACGGTCGCGGAGACCCAGTTCGGCTACACCCGGGCGTGGCTGCCCGAGCACAGCGGCGTCATCCTGCTGAAGCCGATCAACAGCGCCCCCGGCGCCGCGGCCACCCTGCGGGTGCCCGTCTACGTCACTGCCCGCCCGGCGGCGGACATCGAGATGGTGGAGGACAGCCTCACCTTCACCGGCTCCTGGGGCTATGACATGGTGACCATGACTGGCACCGGTCTGAACACCGGCGGCGACACCCAGTACGATTACCTCTCCTTCGTGACGCCGTTTGAGTTGCAGCACGTCGGCTCCGTGGACGCCCTGGACAAGGCCGCCGGCATCGGGCCGAGCGCGATCACCGGCGTGGTCCAGTACGCGGGCGTGACCACGGATGCGCTGGCCGTCGCTTCGTGGGGGCTGCCGCTGGATTACGCTGAGCTCTACTTCGGTATCGTCGCCCACGCCGACTGGTCCACGCCGGCGCAGGAGGTCTTCTACGAGGTGGAGATCCGGCCCGAGGGCAGCAGCCAGACCTATTACGTGTACAACAGCCGCGCCGCCTTCCAGTCCGGCAGCTCTGTGGAGATCACGGACGTCATGGTCGCCTGCGTCGTGTCCGGCTGCTACCTCAACAACAACGGCCTCGGCTCCAGCGTCCAGACTGGCCTGTTCAACAACAACGTGCTGATCTTCCCGGTCTGGGCAACCGACGTGGGTCTCGGCAGCGCCCACACGAAGTTCCAGTGGCGCGTCGTGGCCGAGCACTACCGCTTCGGCGTGATTGACGTGACGCCGTGGTACGAGTACGACCTGGCCAACCCCGGCCTGGACTTCACCGACGCCGGCTGGTACATGGGTCAGCCGACGTGGGTTGCGCTGCCGGGCTACGGCGTGCCAGTCTTCTACGACGCGGCGGCTTACCAGGCCAACGGCTCCAAGGGCATCCTGCTGCTGCACAACCTCAACGCCAAGGGCAGCCGTGCGCAGGTGGTGGGCATCAACGTCACGCCCGCCGACACCGGCTTCGTCGACTGGCCCGAGAGCGTGATCTACGGCGACCAGCCGTTCACCGTGACCGCCAGGCACGAGTCCGCGCACATCGGCTCGCTGACGCAGGACATCTGCGAGGTCGGCCCCACCGAGAACGGTACCGCGACGGTGACGCCGCTCCTGGCGGGAGACTGCATCCTGCGGGCCCAGTTTGAGGGCAGCGAAGACGAGGCGCCGGCCTTCGCCGACCTGGTCATCCCGATCAAGAAGGCCGATCTCGTGGTCACCCCCAACTCCGTCACCCGGCTGATCGGTCAGGACAACCCCGAGCTGACCGGCACGGTGACGGGCCTGGTGGCCGGCGATGAGTCGATCCAGGTGCGGTACTCGACCACCGCTACGGCCTCCTCGCCGGAGGGCAGCTACCCGATCAAGGTGCACTTCGACGATCCCGAGGGGCGCCTGCCCAACTACAACGTCACGGTCCACGAGGCGTACGTGATCGTGGTCAGCGAGCTGGCCGAGGCCGTCTTCCCGGACGACTTCGACACCGTGCAGCCGGCGACAGGGTTCGTCATCGAGTTCCACTGGCTAGTGAACGGCACCCCGACTGAGAACCCGTCGGCCCTGGTGCGCATCCTCGATGCCGAGAGCGGCGCGGTCGTCACCTCCTTCGTGATGAACGGCGGCGGCCTGACCTACGAGGACGGCACCTACCGGGTGCAGTTCGATCCGCAGCGGTACGGCCTCGGTTCGGGCGACACCGTGACCATCCAGATCTACGTCAACCGCAAGCTCCGGAACCAGATCACGGTCACGCTGGAGTAA
- a CDS encoding ABC transporter substrate-binding protein, with the protein MRPFKSTFPKLIACFLALGLLCGCAGRAPENPPARQPEQTPAAEQTPAAEQAPQAEPLTALHLQAPSAPPSILLAHLASQERLTSLVPEVQFQAFQNLDQLRADMVKGAVQVAAVPTYVAANLYNKGLPVRLLNVTVWGHLSVLTADPDIQSWEDLKGKTVYIPFKNDSPDLIFRTVAKLAGVPEEEMGLQYVSAAPEALQMLMAGKADAAVLPEPVATAAILQGKQNNIPVRELFELRQEWGRVTGREPFIPQIGTIAVADLVDQHPEVIAAVQEGLKESVQWIQENPADAAALGEPHLSGLKAPVIQNSLDRTPFRFQTATEAREAVEFYFTKLAELNPEIIGGRLPDDGFYYTGE; encoded by the coding sequence ATGCGCCCGTTCAAGTCCACCTTTCCGAAGCTCATCGCCTGCTTCCTTGCGCTCGGCCTGCTGTGCGGCTGCGCAGGTCGGGCGCCTGAGAACCCGCCCGCCCGCCAGCCGGAGCAGACCCCGGCCGCAGAACAGACGCCGGCCGCGGAGCAGGCGCCGCAGGCAGAGCCGCTGACGGCGCTCCACCTGCAGGCGCCCTCGGCCCCGCCCTCGATCCTGCTGGCTCACCTGGCGTCGCAGGAGCGTCTGACCAGCCTGGTCCCGGAAGTCCAGTTCCAGGCCTTCCAGAACCTGGACCAGCTGCGCGCCGACATGGTCAAGGGCGCGGTGCAGGTGGCGGCGGTGCCGACCTACGTGGCCGCCAACCTGTACAACAAGGGGCTGCCGGTCCGGCTCCTCAACGTGACCGTGTGGGGCCACCTGTCGGTGCTGACCGCGGACCCGGACATCCAGAGCTGGGAGGACCTGAAGGGGAAGACGGTCTACATCCCCTTCAAGAACGACTCGCCCGACCTGATCTTCCGGACCGTCGCCAAGCTGGCCGGCGTGCCGGAGGAGGAGATGGGCCTGCAGTACGTCTCTGCCGCCCCGGAGGCCCTGCAGATGCTCATGGCCGGCAAGGCCGACGCCGCGGTGCTGCCCGAGCCGGTGGCCACCGCCGCGATCCTGCAGGGCAAGCAGAACAACATCCCCGTGCGGGAGCTGTTTGAGCTCCGGCAGGAGTGGGGCCGGGTGACCGGGCGGGAGCCCTTCATCCCGCAGATCGGCACGATCGCCGTCGCTGACCTGGTCGACCAGCATCCGGAGGTCATCGCCGCTGTCCAAGAAGGGCTGAAGGAGTCGGTGCAGTGGATCCAGGAGAACCCCGCCGACGCGGCGGCCCTGGGCGAGCCGCACCTCAGCGGGCTGAAGGCGCCGGTCATCCAGAACTCGCTGGACCGGACGCCGTTCCGGTTCCAGACCGCGACCGAAGCCCGGGAGGCGGTGGAGTTCTACTTCACCAAGCTGGCGGAGCTGAACCCGGAGATCATCGGCGGCCGGCTGCCCGACGACGGCTTCTACTACACCGGGGAGTGA
- a CDS encoding ABC transporter ATP-binding protein, giving the protein MLTLESVSHAFGGHPVLEDIDLRLEPGQVLAIVGRSGCGKTTLLQIASGLLSPTRGRVENRFRRLAYVFQEPRLLPWRTAWQNIAFGLKAMGAPPAEQRRVASALIERLGLAGAADKYPHELSGGMRQRVALGRALAIGPDLLLLDEPFGALDPGLRADMQRLLLDLLAERKVAALFVTHDLAEAVRVGDALIALSPAPGRIIARVPLGRTPRTDADAYVHRTVAAIWPQVSAAYPD; this is encoded by the coding sequence GTGCTGACCTTGGAAAGCGTCAGCCACGCGTTCGGCGGCCACCCGGTCCTGGAGGACATCGACCTCCGGCTGGAGCCCGGCCAGGTCCTGGCGATCGTCGGCCGCTCCGGCTGCGGGAAGACGACCCTGCTGCAGATCGCGTCCGGCCTCCTCTCCCCGACCCGGGGGCGGGTGGAGAACCGGTTCCGCCGGCTGGCCTACGTGTTTCAGGAGCCGCGCCTCCTCCCGTGGCGCACGGCCTGGCAGAACATCGCGTTCGGTCTGAAGGCGATGGGGGCACCCCCGGCGGAGCAGCGCCGGGTGGCGTCGGCCCTCATCGAGCGGCTGGGTCTCGCCGGCGCCGCGGACAAGTACCCCCACGAGCTGAGCGGCGGCATGCGCCAGCGGGTGGCCCTGGGCCGGGCCCTGGCCATCGGGCCGGACCTGCTGCTGCTGGACGAGCCCTTCGGGGCGCTGGACCCCGGCCTCAGGGCCGACATGCAGCGGCTGCTGCTGGACCTCCTCGCGGAGCGGAAGGTGGCCGCGCTGTTTGTCACCCACGACCTTGCCGAGGCCGTGCGGGTGGGCGACGCGCTGATCGCGCTCTCGCCGGCGCCGGGCCGCATCATCGCCCGGGTGCCGCTGGGGCGCACGCCCCGCACCGATGCCGACGCCTACGTCCACCGCACCGTGGCCGCGATCTGGCCACAGGTCTCCGCAGCTTATCCTGACTAG
- the pstC gene encoding phosphate ABC transporter permease subunit PstC, producing the protein MSATTAQHPPASAAAALAPDRRRARQIRKERAIAGLLLAAGLVSVVTTVGIVLTLFTETVQFFSLVSVREFLTDRLWTPTFSPAHFGVAPLVSGTFIIAGGAALVAVPLGLGSAIYLSEYAPDRVRRILKPLLELLAGIPTVVYGFFALTFVTPLLKKIIPDIEVFNALSAFITVGIMITPMICSMSEDAMLAVPRSLREAGFALGATRLEVALKVVLPAAFSGVVSSVILAVSRAIGETMIVALAAGSTPKLTLNPLESIQTMTGYIAQVAQGDLEIGSAAYTSMYAVGMALFLITLAMNLLARAISRRYQEGERA; encoded by the coding sequence ATGTCTGCTACGACAGCGCAGCATCCCCCGGCCTCTGCCGCGGCGGCGCTGGCCCCGGACAGGCGCCGGGCGCGCCAGATCCGAAAGGAGCGTGCGATCGCGGGGCTCCTCCTGGCCGCCGGGCTGGTCTCCGTGGTGACCACGGTGGGCATCGTCCTCACCCTCTTCACCGAGACGGTCCAGTTCTTCTCCCTCGTTTCGGTCCGGGAATTCCTGACCGACCGGCTGTGGACCCCCACCTTCAGCCCCGCCCACTTCGGCGTCGCGCCGCTCGTGTCGGGTACCTTCATCATCGCCGGCGGCGCCGCGCTGGTGGCCGTACCCCTGGGCCTGGGCAGTGCCATTTACCTGAGCGAGTATGCCCCCGACCGGGTGCGGCGCATCCTGAAGCCGCTGCTGGAGCTGCTGGCAGGCATCCCCACCGTGGTGTACGGCTTCTTCGCCCTCACCTTCGTGACGCCCCTCCTGAAGAAGATCATCCCGGACATCGAGGTCTTCAACGCCCTGTCCGCCTTCATCACGGTGGGCATCATGATCACGCCGATGATCTGCTCAATGTCGGAGGACGCCATGCTGGCCGTCCCCCGGTCCCTCCGGGAAGCCGGTTTCGCCCTGGGGGCCACCCGGCTGGAGGTGGCCCTGAAGGTGGTGCTGCCGGCGGCCTTCTCCGGCGTCGTCTCCTCCGTCATCCTGGCCGTCTCCCGGGCCATCGGCGAGACGATGATCGTGGCCCTCGCCGCGGGCTCCACCCCGAAACTCACCCTGAACCCGCTGGAGTCGATTCAGACGATGACCGGCTACATCGCCCAGGTGGCGCAGGGCGACCTCGAGATCGGCTCGGCCGCTTACACCTCGATGTACGCCGTCGGCATGGCCCTTTTCCTCATCACGCTGGCGATGAACCTGCTGGCCCGGGCCATCAGCCGCCGCTACCAGGAGGGAGAGCGCGCATGA
- a CDS encoding MATE family efflux transporter, with translation MRQQVRRDLIHLAWPTALEQLLGLATQMVDMAFVGRVGAYAVAAVGVATQPLWLTFGLAGALGVGIIAVVSRLAGARDDEGVERAASTASWLGLGLALLLGAGLYFGAPWIVKVMGAPPDVYPHGVIYLQVLVPGLIGHYWFSAMSAALRAVGETRIPMLLALVANAVNVVLDWLLIFGNLGFPALGLAGAALASSVARFTEAAGLLVVLLVRSGPVALRWRTLWRFSPDLSARIVRVAVPSAVERSASTLSLVVFAILINRLGTVAIATQQIAYVVEDLIWLVAFGLGTSCATLIGQSLGAQDPERARLAMLEGLRVGAAFTLTVAASFLLMPGVYMRIFTTDAQVIALGTMALRVAAAADIPMGLVLILSGGLQGAGDTRAAAVITLVGSWGVRLTLAYLMIDVLGWGLYGAWTAAACDWALRLALFWNRFARGRWKEMAV, from the coding sequence TTGCGTCAGCAAGTCCGCCGCGACCTCATCCATCTCGCCTGGCCGACGGCGCTGGAGCAGCTGCTCGGCCTGGCCACGCAGATGGTCGACATGGCCTTCGTCGGCCGCGTCGGCGCCTACGCGGTCGCCGCCGTCGGCGTGGCCACCCAGCCGCTCTGGCTCACGTTCGGCCTCGCGGGTGCGCTGGGCGTGGGCATCATCGCCGTGGTGTCGCGCCTTGCAGGGGCCCGGGACGACGAGGGCGTGGAGCGGGCCGCGAGCACGGCCTCCTGGTTGGGGCTCGGGCTTGCCCTGCTGCTCGGGGCCGGGCTCTACTTCGGCGCGCCGTGGATCGTGAAGGTCATGGGCGCCCCGCCGGACGTGTATCCCCACGGCGTGATCTACCTGCAGGTCCTGGTTCCGGGACTGATCGGCCACTACTGGTTCAGCGCGATGTCGGCGGCCCTGCGCGCCGTCGGCGAGACCCGCATCCCCATGCTGCTCGCCCTGGTCGCCAACGCCGTCAACGTCGTGCTCGACTGGCTGCTCATCTTCGGCAACCTCGGCTTCCCCGCGCTGGGCCTGGCCGGTGCGGCCCTGGCCTCCTCCGTCGCCCGCTTCACGGAGGCGGCGGGGCTGCTGGTCGTGCTCCTGGTGCGGTCAGGACCCGTAGCGCTCCGGTGGCGAACGCTCTGGCGGTTCAGCCCGGACCTCTCCGCGCGCATCGTGCGGGTGGCTGTGCCCTCGGCCGTGGAGCGGTCCGCGTCCACCCTGTCGCTCGTCGTCTTCGCAATCCTCATCAACCGGCTGGGCACCGTCGCCATCGCCACCCAGCAGATCGCCTACGTCGTCGAGGACCTGATCTGGCTGGTGGCCTTCGGCCTGGGCACCAGCTGCGCCACGCTCATCGGCCAGTCGCTGGGGGCGCAGGATCCCGAGCGGGCGCGCCTGGCCATGCTGGAGGGGCTGCGCGTCGGCGCCGCCTTCACGTTGACCGTGGCGGCCAGCTTCCTGCTCATGCCGGGCGTGTACATGCGCATCTTCACGACGGATGCGCAGGTCATCGCGCTGGGCACCATGGCTTTGCGGGTCGCGGCCGCGGCCGACATCCCCATGGGGCTGGTGCTCATCCTCAGCGGCGGCCTGCAGGGGGCCGGCGACACGCGCGCGGCGGCCGTAATCACCCTGGTCGGCAGCTGGGGCGTGCGGTTGACCCTCGCGTACCTGATGATCGACGTGCTGGGCTGGGGGCTGTACGGCGCCTGGACCGCAGCGGCGTGTGACTGGGCGCTCCGGCTGGCGCTCTTCTGGAATCGGTTTGCCCGCGGACGCTGGAAGGAGATGGCCGTCTGA
- a CDS encoding ABC transporter permease — protein MRKRTAGLLWGLLGIGASLVAWHLAARRYPPWAVPTPVDVARELVRLAGEGALLQAVAVTTVRTLSGFGLAVLLGGVSGLLAGLLRPLGQALAPVVTAVQGVPPVALIIVALLWFDANSTAPVFTIAVAVLPIIFAAALEGTRSVDRGLIEMATVFRTPRRMLVTEVYLPHLLSYLFPALVSGLGLAWKVALLAELMAGSRSGMGAGLGAARVNLNVAGMFAWIAVVVILLLVMENLVLRPLKRRLEPWQRGREGGGG, from the coding sequence GTGAGGAAGCGGACGGCGGGCCTTCTCTGGGGGCTGCTGGGTATCGGCGCAAGCCTCGTCGCCTGGCACCTGGCCGCGCGGCGGTACCCGCCCTGGGCGGTGCCGACGCCGGTGGACGTCGCCCGGGAGCTGGTGCGGCTGGCCGGGGAGGGAGCCCTGCTGCAGGCCGTGGCCGTGACCACGGTCCGCACGCTGTCCGGCTTCGGCCTGGCCGTGCTGCTCGGGGGCGTGAGCGGCCTGCTCGCGGGGCTGTTGCGGCCGCTCGGGCAGGCGCTGGCGCCGGTCGTCACCGCCGTCCAGGGCGTTCCCCCCGTGGCGCTGATCATCGTGGCTCTGCTCTGGTTCGACGCGAACAGCACGGCCCCCGTCTTCACCATCGCGGTGGCCGTGCTGCCGATCATCTTCGCCGCCGCCCTGGAGGGGACCCGCTCGGTCGACCGCGGCCTGATCGAGATGGCCACGGTCTTCCGCACGCCCCGCCGGATGCTGGTCACCGAGGTCTACCTGCCCCATCTGCTTTCCTACCTGTTCCCCGCGCTGGTCTCGGGGCTGGGCCTGGCCTGGAAGGTGGCCCTGCTCGCCGAGCTGATGGCCGGCAGCCGCTCCGGGATGGGCGCCGGGCTGGGCGCAGCGCGCGTCAACCTGAACGTCGCCGGCATGTTCGCCTGGATCGCCGTGGTCGTCATCCTTCTGCTGGTGATGGAGAACCTGGTGCTCAGGCCGCTCAAACGCCGCCTGGAGCCCTGGCAGCGGGGCCGGGAAGGGGGTGGCGGCTGA
- the pstB gene encoding phosphate ABC transporter ATP-binding protein PstB codes for MAVVLASPAAGGVAAGGFVVRNLDLFYGTHQALHQISMTIPERAVTAIIGPSGCGKSTFLRCLNRMNDLVPDARIQGHVSFRGQDLYAPGADPVEIRYRIGMIFQKPNPFPKSIYENVAFGPRINGYDGDLDEIVEGALRRAALWDEVKDRLRKPALTLSGGQQQRLCIARALAVNPEVLLMDEPTSALDPIATGKIEELMTSLKQEYTIVLVTHSMQQAARVSDYTAFFLDGRLVEMDRTERIFSTPSDRRTEDYITGRFG; via the coding sequence ATGGCCGTCGTCCTGGCAAGCCCGGCTGCTGGCGGCGTCGCAGCCGGCGGCTTCGTCGTCCGGAACCTCGACCTCTTCTACGGCACCCACCAGGCGCTGCATCAGATCAGCATGACGATACCCGAGCGGGCCGTGACCGCCATCATCGGCCCCTCCGGCTGCGGCAAGTCGACCTTCCTGCGCTGCCTCAACCGGATGAACGACCTGGTGCCCGACGCCCGCATCCAGGGCCACGTCAGCTTCCGGGGCCAGGACCTCTACGCCCCCGGGGCCGACCCCGTGGAGATCCGCTACCGCATCGGGATGATCTTCCAGAAGCCCAACCCCTTCCCCAAGTCCATCTACGAGAACGTCGCCTTCGGACCCCGCATCAACGGCTACGACGGCGACCTGGACGAGATCGTGGAGGGCGCGCTCCGGCGCGCGGCGCTCTGGGACGAGGTGAAGGACCGGCTGCGGAAGCCCGCCCTGACGCTCTCGGGGGGGCAGCAGCAACGGCTCTGCATCGCCCGGGCCCTCGCGGTGAACCCCGAAGTGCTGCTGATGGACGAGCCGACCTCGGCCCTTGACCCCATCGCCACCGGCAAGATCGAGGAACTGATGACCAGCCTGAAGCAGGAGTACACCATCGTGCTGGTCACCCACAGCATGCAGCAGGCCGCCCGCGTCTCCGACTACACGGCCTTCTTCCTGGACGGCCGCCTGGTGGAAATGGATCGGACGGAGCGGATCTTCTCCACCCCGTCCGACAGGCGCACGGAAGACTATATCACAGGCCGGTTCGGCTGA